The following are from one region of the Thermomicrobiales bacterium genome:
- a CDS encoding CoA-binding protein, whose protein sequence is MTEQRSVQDIIDDAVNRKVWAIVGASENTEKFGYKIYRNMKQAGYTVYGVNPNAETADGDPVYATLSDLPEKPDVVDVVVPSWVGRRVATEAAEIGIPIFWLQPGAESDELIEYATGLGLDVVHHRCAMVEKRIWPNGINEPPH, encoded by the coding sequence ATGACTGAGCAACGGAGCGTGCAGGACATTATTGACGACGCAGTCAACCGCAAGGTCTGGGCGATCGTCGGTGCCTCTGAGAATACGGAGAAGTTCGGCTACAAGATCTATCGCAACATGAAGCAAGCCGGCTACACCGTTTACGGTGTGAACCCGAATGCCGAGACAGCAGACGGCGATCCCGTCTATGCGACGCTGTCAGACCTGCCGGAGAAGCCGGATGTCGTTGACGTTGTCGTGCCGTCGTGGGTGGGGCGGCGTGTGGCGACCGAGGCCGCCGAGATCGGCATTCCGATCTTCTGGTTACAGCCGGGTGCCGAGAGCGACGAGCTGATCGAATATGCCACTGGCCTTGGACTGGATGTCGTTCATCACCGCTGTGCCATGGTCGAGAAGCGCATCTGGCCGAACGGCATCAACGAGCCGCCGCACTGA
- a CDS encoding aldehyde dehydrogenase family protein — protein sequence MTDFKNYINGAWKESASGETFTRHNPATGELVATYTKGTATDDVVLVEAANNAFDSWRRLQPAMARSSIVLVNS from the coding sequence ATGACGGATTTCAAGAACTACATCAATGGTGCCTGGAAAGAATCCGCTTCTGGCGAGACCTTTACGCGCCACAACCCGGCCACTGGCGAGTTGGTGGCCACCTACACCAAAGGCACGGCCACCGATGACGTCGTCCTTGTCGAAGCTGCCAACAACGCGTTCGATAGCTGGAGGCGCCTCCAGCCGGCGATGGCGAGATCCTCTATCGTGTTGGTCAACTCATGA
- the uvrB gene encoding excinuclease ABC subunit UvrB has protein sequence MEQPSMPAFRIVSDLQPTGDQPQAIEEIVAGLNAGMAKQTLLGVTGSGKTFTMANVIERIQKPTLVLAHNKTLAAQLYSEFKEFFPDNAVEYFVSYYDYYQPEAYIARTDTYIEKDAQINDEIDKLRHAATRALRTRDDVVIVASVSCIYGLGSPSDYEQQVVSLKRGQAIRRDRVLRHLIDVQYDRNDMTLVRGTFRVRGDTLEIYPVYDELAIRVEFFGDEVDRIVELDPLTGEILAERDSTEIYPAKHFVTTDDKLKVAIVDILAELDDRLAQLDREGKVLEAARLRQRTMYDVEMLQQAGYCAGVENYSMHLGRRHPGQKPWTLLDYFPADFLLFVDESHISLPQVRGMYHGDKARKDVLIDHGFRLPSARDNRPLTFDEFLETIHQVVHVTATPGPFEMEHSEQIVEQIIRPTGLLDPQISVRPTKGQIDDLLHEINERIAHGERILVTTLTKKMAEDLSDYLKEMGIRTHYLHSEIETLERIEILRDLRLGIYDVVVGINLLREGLDLPEVSLVAILDADKEGYLRSYGSLIQTVGRAARHVDGMAIMYADNMTVSMQKAIEETYRRRDKQIAHNSEHGIVPRTIVKEIRDLTDRVKMAAEESPEYAAGSPDGEIAMIPPDELARLISDLERQMKDAAKMLEYERAALLRDQIVQLRRIQEVV, from the coding sequence ATGGAGCAACCCAGCATGCCAGCCTTCCGCATCGTCTCCGATCTGCAACCGACCGGCGATCAGCCACAAGCCATTGAGGAGATCGTTGCCGGTCTCAATGCAGGGATGGCCAAGCAAACCCTCCTCGGCGTCACCGGCTCAGGCAAGACATTCACGATGGCCAACGTCATCGAACGTATTCAAAAGCCGACGCTGGTGCTGGCGCACAACAAGACGCTCGCCGCCCAGCTTTATAGCGAGTTCAAGGAATTCTTCCCGGACAACGCCGTCGAGTACTTCGTGTCCTACTACGATTACTATCAGCCGGAAGCCTATATCGCGCGGACTGATACCTACATCGAGAAGGACGCGCAGATCAATGATGAGATCGACAAACTGCGCCACGCCGCGACGCGCGCACTGCGCACCCGCGATGACGTTGTGATCGTCGCGTCCGTCTCCTGCATCTATGGCCTCGGCTCACCATCGGACTATGAGCAGCAGGTCGTCAGTCTCAAGCGTGGTCAGGCGATCAGACGCGATCGCGTGCTTCGACATCTTATCGACGTGCAATACGATCGCAACGACATGACGCTCGTGCGCGGCACCTTTCGTGTGCGCGGCGACACGCTGGAGATCTACCCGGTCTACGACGAGCTGGCCATCCGCGTGGAATTCTTCGGAGACGAGGTCGATCGCATCGTCGAGCTCGACCCACTCACCGGCGAGATTCTTGCCGAGCGAGACAGCACCGAGATCTATCCGGCCAAGCACTTCGTCACCACCGACGACAAGCTCAAGGTCGCCATCGTCGACATTCTGGCGGAGCTTGATGATCGCCTCGCACAGCTCGATCGTGAGGGCAAGGTACTGGAAGCCGCCCGCCTCAGGCAGCGCACGATGTATGACGTCGAGATGTTGCAGCAAGCGGGCTATTGCGCGGGCGTCGAGAACTACTCAATGCACCTCGGCCGCCGCCACCCGGGCCAGAAACCGTGGACGCTCCTCGACTACTTCCCCGCCGACTTCCTGCTCTTTGTCGACGAGTCGCACATCTCACTGCCGCAGGTTCGCGGCATGTATCACGGCGACAAAGCCCGTAAGGATGTCCTGATCGATCACGGCTTCCGGCTGCCGTCAGCCCGTGACAACCGACCGCTCACGTTCGACGAATTCCTCGAGACGATTCACCAGGTGGTCCATGTGACGGCGACACCGGGGCCGTTCGAGATGGAGCACTCCGAGCAGATCGTCGAGCAGATCATTCGACCCACTGGTCTGCTTGACCCGCAGATCTCGGTGCGACCGACGAAGGGCCAGATCGACGATCTGCTGCACGAGATCAACGAGCGGATCGCCCACGGCGAGCGCATTCTGGTCACGACCCTGACCAAAAAGATGGCCGAGGATCTGTCCGATTACCTCAAAGAGATGGGTATTCGTACCCATTACCTGCACTCCGAGATTGAGACATTGGAGCGGATAGAGATCCTGCGCGACCTGCGACTCGGCATCTACGATGTCGTCGTCGGCATCAACCTGTTGCGAGAGGGGCTTGATCTTCCCGAAGTGTCGCTCGTGGCGATCCTTGACGCAGACAAGGAAGGCTACCTGCGGTCGTACGGATCGCTGATCCAGACCGTTGGGCGTGCCGCCCGGCACGTCGACGGCATGGCGATCATGTACGCGGACAACATGACCGTCTCGATGCAAAAGGCGATCGAGGAAACGTATCGACGTCGTGACAAGCAGATCGCGCATAACAGCGAGCATGGCATTGTCCCGCGCACGATCGTCAAGGAGATCCGCGACCTGACCGATCGGGTCAAGATGGCGGCCGAGGAATCACCTGAGTACGCGGCAGGCTCGCCGGATGGCGAGATCGCGATGATTCCGCCAGATGAGCTGGCACGTCTCATCAGCGACCTGGAGCGCCAGATGAAGGACGCCGCCAAGATGCTCGAATACGAGCGAGCGGCACTGCTTCGCGACCAGATCGTTCAACTGCGCCGCATCCAGGAAGTGGTGTAG
- a CDS encoding prephenate dehydrogenase/arogenate dehydrogenase family protein, producing the protein MQRVTIIGLGLIGSSIGLGLRRWATKDGNRDSVLHVTGFDLDLEHQNYSKKIKAVDNTEWDLSRAVTDADLVILAVPPLATKEVMESIAPHLKSGAVVTDTTSTKSDVMEWAKAQLPSTVSFIGGHPMAGKTQSVEGAEADLFKDATWCVVPQVDADEAAVQTVLGMVNALGAEPLFIDAVEHDAYVAGISHLPFLLSVALMRSVSRDAGWRDMKYLSAGGFRDASRLSAGSPEMHRDICATNRGAILRWIDTVMEELDHQRTLIASASPEADEALLANFTEARDARADWATTERREGQLVQQTQSELSQGSVSDQMSQMLFGGMFRRRPRMDSPADRKAAVRKDRQ; encoded by the coding sequence ATGCAGAGGGTGACGATTATCGGCCTCGGGCTGATCGGCTCGTCAATCGGTCTTGGACTTCGCCGATGGGCAACGAAGGACGGCAATCGCGACTCGGTGCTTCACGTCACCGGCTTCGATCTCGATCTCGAGCACCAGAACTACAGCAAGAAGATCAAAGCGGTAGACAACACCGAGTGGGATCTTTCGCGTGCGGTAACAGATGCCGACCTGGTTATTCTTGCCGTCCCGCCGCTCGCGACTAAAGAAGTCATGGAATCGATCGCACCACACTTGAAAAGCGGTGCTGTCGTTACAGACACAACGTCGACTAAGTCCGACGTGATGGAGTGGGCAAAGGCACAGCTTCCGAGCACGGTCAGCTTTATCGGTGGACACCCGATGGCCGGGAAGACGCAGAGTGTTGAGGGTGCCGAAGCTGACCTCTTCAAGGACGCTACCTGGTGCGTCGTCCCGCAGGTCGACGCCGACGAGGCGGCTGTCCAGACGGTCCTGGGTATGGTGAACGCGCTCGGCGCTGAGCCGCTGTTCATCGACGCGGTCGAGCACGACGCCTATGTCGCGGGAATCAGCCACCTGCCGTTCCTGTTGTCGGTCGCACTCATGCGCTCCGTCAGCCGGGATGCAGGCTGGCGCGACATGAAGTACCTCAGCGCCGGAGGGTTCCGCGACGCGTCACGCCTGTCAGCCGGCAGCCCGGAGATGCACCGCGACATCTGCGCGACAAACCGCGGCGCGATTCTGCGCTGGATCGACACCGTAATGGAAGAGTTGGATCATCAGCGGACGTTGATCGCTTCGGCATCTCCGGAAGCTGATGAGGCGCTACTGGCCAACTTCACTGAAGCACGTGACGCGCGCGCGGACTGGGCGACGACTGAGCGCCGCGAGGGCCAGCTGGTGCAGCAGACGCAATCCGAGCTCTCGCAAGGGTCCGTCAGCGACCAGATGTCGCAGATGCTCTTCGGGGGCATGTTCCGTCGCCGCCCGCGGATGGATTCGCCGGCCGATCGCAAGGCAGCAGTCCGCAAGGATCGCCAGTAG
- a CDS encoding aldehyde dehydrogenase family protein encodes MEQKEQLGREMTEEMGKVLTEAKGDVQEGIDMAFYMGGEGRRMFGHTVPAELPNKWAMSIRKPLGVVAAITPWNFPMAIPTWKIMPALVAGNTVVLKPASYTPRMAVRLVEIFEEAGLPKGVLNLVIGSGQEAGEVLLEHPDVALISFTGSTETGTHINVEAARSLKRVSLELGGKNAIIVMDDADVDLAVEGIVWSAFGTSGQRCTAASRVIADKRVADEVTQKIADRAEAMRLGDGLDASTDVGPVVSKSQLERIQSYIVIGKEEGADLAVGGRVADWDDLAKGHFHQPTVFGNVKPDMRIAQEEIFGPVTAVIPVDGLDQAIDVANNVKYGLSASIYTQDVNRAFRAMQDIYTGICYINAGTIGAEIQLPFGGTKATGNGHREAGQAGLDVVTEWQSIYVDYSGRLQRAQIDDVSNVE; translated from the coding sequence ATGGAGCAGAAAGAACAGCTCGGTCGCGAGATGACCGAGGAGATGGGCAAGGTACTGACTGAGGCCAAGGGCGATGTCCAGGAGGGCATCGACATGGCGTTCTACATGGGCGGCGAAGGGCGTCGCATGTTCGGTCACACCGTGCCGGCCGAGCTCCCCAACAAGTGGGCGATGTCGATCCGCAAGCCGCTCGGTGTCGTCGCTGCGATCACGCCGTGGAACTTCCCGATGGCGATTCCCACCTGGAAAATCATGCCCGCACTCGTAGCCGGAAACACGGTTGTCCTGAAGCCGGCTTCGTACACGCCGCGCATGGCCGTACGACTGGTCGAGATCTTCGAGGAAGCCGGACTGCCGAAGGGCGTCCTGAACCTCGTGATCGGTAGCGGCCAGGAGGCCGGCGAAGTTCTACTTGAGCACCCCGACGTCGCGCTCATCTCATTCACCGGCTCGACCGAGACCGGCACGCACATCAACGTCGAGGCGGCGCGGTCGCTGAAGCGCGTGTCGCTTGAGCTGGGTGGCAAGAACGCCATCATCGTGATGGACGATGCCGATGTCGATCTCGCCGTCGAGGGCATCGTCTGGAGTGCGTTCGGCACCTCCGGCCAGCGCTGCACGGCCGCCAGCCGCGTGATCGCCGACAAGCGTGTGGCGGACGAAGTGACGCAGAAGATCGCCGATCGCGCCGAAGCCATGCGGTTGGGTGATGGACTCGATGCCTCGACTGATGTTGGCCCCGTTGTCAGCAAGTCGCAGCTTGAGCGCATCCAGTCCTACATCGTCATTGGCAAGGAAGAGGGTGCCGACCTTGCAGTCGGTGGCCGGGTTGCTGACTGGGACGATCTGGCGAAGGGCCACTTCCACCAGCCGACCGTGTTTGGCAACGTGAAGCCGGACATGCGCATTGCCCAGGAAGAGATCTTCGGTCCGGTGACGGCGGTGATCCCGGTCGATGGTCTCGATCAGGCGATCGACGTGGCAAACAACGTCAAGTACGGACTGTCCGCGTCCATCTATACGCAGGATGTGAATCGCGCGTTCCGGGCGATGCAGGACATCTACACCGGCATCTGCTACATCAACGCCGGCACGATTGGCGCAGAAATCCAGCTACCGTTCGGCGGCACCAAGGCGACCGGCAACGGTCACCGCGAGGCTGGCCAGGCTGGCCTCGATGTTGTCACCGAGTGGCAGTCAATCTACGTCGACTACAGCGGCCGCCTGCAGCGTGCGCAGATCGACGACGTGTCCAACGTGGAGTAA